In Hamadaea flava, a genomic segment contains:
- a CDS encoding LLM class flavin-dependent oxidoreductase, with protein MTIRRGVGLTPMETRREVILDAAVLAEELGYETFAVPEGWGLDSTPLVTEIALRTNRIHLTSAVLSIWGRTPATLAMTAATLHQVSGGRYALGLGASTKALAEGFHDTPFEHPAAKLREVVTQVRTLLSGEPAALRRAPQAHSLRLNQTAAPEVPLWIGALGPQTTRVAAELGDGWIPALAARDGLASWAAALARVREHHDPGLARLTVASGPIAVAAEDPGLARDIAAACAAWYLTAMGDVYARSVAEQGYAEQVKEIIAANPRPNPRRAMVPPSAQPVLDQLAVYGSSEQVRGDIKRWDDAVDIVSILLPPGLPWPIMEATIRAAAPR; from the coding sequence ATGACGATCCGGCGCGGCGTGGGACTCACGCCGATGGAGACCCGACGCGAGGTGATCCTCGATGCCGCCGTGCTGGCGGAGGAACTCGGGTACGAGACGTTCGCGGTGCCCGAAGGCTGGGGCCTGGACTCGACACCCCTGGTCACCGAGATCGCGTTGCGTACCAACAGAATCCACCTCACGTCGGCCGTCCTGTCCATCTGGGGGCGTACGCCTGCCACCCTGGCGATGACCGCGGCCACCCTGCACCAGGTCAGCGGCGGCCGGTACGCGCTGGGCCTGGGCGCGAGCACCAAGGCGCTCGCGGAGGGATTCCACGACACGCCCTTCGAGCATCCGGCCGCGAAGCTGCGTGAGGTCGTGACGCAGGTACGCACGCTGCTCTCCGGCGAGCCCGCCGCCCTGCGCCGTGCCCCGCAGGCTCACTCGCTGCGGCTGAACCAGACGGCGGCGCCGGAGGTGCCCCTCTGGATCGGGGCCCTGGGGCCACAGACCACGCGAGTGGCGGCCGAACTCGGCGACGGCTGGATCCCGGCTCTCGCGGCCCGGGACGGTCTCGCCTCCTGGGCTGCCGCGCTCGCACGGGTACGCGAGCACCACGACCCCGGCCTGGCGCGGCTCACCGTCGCGAGCGGGCCGATCGCCGTGGCCGCCGAGGACCCCGGCCTGGCCCGCGACATCGCCGCCGCCTGCGCCGCCTGGTATCTGACGGCGATGGGCGACGTCTACGCCCGATCCGTCGCCGAGCAGGGTTACGCCGAACAGGTGAAGGAGATCATCGCCGCCAATCCACGCCCGAACCCGCGACGGGCCATGGTGCCGCCGTCCGCGCAGCCGGTCCTCGATCAGCTCGCCGTCTACGGTTCGAGCGAGCAGGTACGCGGCGACATCAAGCGCTGGGACGACGCCGTCGACATCGTCAGCATCCTGCTGCCACCCGGCCTACCCTGGCCGATCATGGAAGCCACGATCCGCGCGGCCGCCCCTCGATGA